In Saccharothrix violaceirubra, the following are encoded in one genomic region:
- a CDS encoding DUF6879 family protein: protein MLPQALAQGLDLPEHDFWLFDDERLAILRFTPTGLDGAEIVTDPATVARYRHHRDRAWRHSVAFERYVSR from the coding sequence GTGCTTCCGCAAGCCCTGGCCCAGGGGCTCGACCTGCCCGAACACGACTTCTGGCTGTTCGACGACGAACGACTGGCGATCCTGCGCTTCACCCCGACGGGGCTCGACGGTGCGGAGATCGTGACCGATCCGGCTACGGTGGCGCGGTACAGGCACCACCGCGACCGGGCGTGGCGGCATTCGGTCGCGTTCGAGCGGTACGTATCGCGATAG
- a CDS encoding AfsR/SARP family transcriptional regulator translates to MQIKVLGPLEARLAGVPVTPTASKPRQLLALLGLHAGRVVTMADLIEELWGAEPPRSAVTTLQTYVLRVRRRIDAAAGATSAKDLLVTRYGGYLLDLDPAAVDVTTFERLATAGRDAVDAGLPEEASALLGQALAVWRGPVLADVRIGPRLAEEVARLEEARLGVQETRIDLDLSLGRHRGVLADLSLLTAQHPMNENFHAQHMIALYRAGRPWRALESYRALHERMVDRLGLVPSERLRRLHEAVLHADSTLDVPDVNVLHTFAS, encoded by the coding sequence ATGCAGATCAAGGTGCTGGGACCGTTGGAGGCGAGGCTGGCCGGCGTGCCGGTGACCCCGACGGCGAGCAAACCGCGTCAACTGCTGGCCCTGCTCGGCCTGCACGCGGGCCGGGTCGTGACGATGGCCGACCTGATCGAGGAGCTGTGGGGTGCCGAGCCGCCGCGCAGCGCCGTGACCACGCTCCAGACCTACGTGCTGCGCGTGCGCCGACGGATCGACGCGGCGGCCGGCGCGACGTCGGCCAAGGACCTGCTCGTCACGCGCTACGGCGGCTACCTGCTCGACCTGGACCCGGCCGCGGTCGACGTGACCACGTTCGAGCGCCTGGCGACGGCTGGTCGCGACGCGGTCGACGCGGGGTTGCCCGAGGAGGCGTCCGCGCTGCTCGGGCAGGCCCTCGCGGTGTGGCGTGGCCCGGTGCTCGCGGACGTGCGGATCGGTCCCCGCCTGGCCGAGGAGGTCGCACGGCTGGAGGAGGCGCGGCTGGGCGTACAGGAGACGCGGATCGACCTCGACCTGTCGCTGGGCCGCCACCGCGGCGTCCTGGCCGACCTGTCGCTGCTCACCGCGCAGCACCCGATGAACGAGAACTTCCACGCCCAGCACATGATCGCGCTCTACCGCGCCGGTCGGCCGTGGCGTGCGCTGGAGTCGTACCGCGCCCTGCACGAGCGGATGGTCGACCGGCTGGGCCTGGTGCCGTCGGAACGGTTGCGGCGGCTGCACGAAGCCGTGCTGCACGCCGATTCCACTTTGGATGTACCGGACGTGAACGTTCTGCACACGTTCGCGTCCTGA
- a CDS encoding DUF397 domain-containing protein, with translation MNDGRWRKSSHSVGNPEQCVEVAATLGVRAIRDSKDPDKRELSFTDGGFDAFLRTLRRGLPVR, from the coding sequence ATGAACGACGGACGATGGCGCAAGTCCAGCCACAGCGTGGGCAACCCCGAACAGTGCGTCGAGGTCGCCGCCACGCTGGGCGTCCGCGCGATCCGGGACTCGAAGGACCCGGACAAGCGTGAGCTGTCCTTCACCGACGGCGGGTTCGACGCCTTTCTCCGGACCCTGCGTCGTGGGCTTCCCGTGCGGTAA
- a CDS encoding zinc finger protein — translation MSSRQFRWLPHEGHRHAVQTDLVAGRGGTTLCGLAVTAPTHPPPRYPDGCRPTCALCDAAWRRAEGIPIRAEGRPSAKSVADARGKPPRESESKRPHPRQSP, via the coding sequence ATGTCATCACGACAGTTCAGATGGCTTCCCCACGAGGGACACCGGCACGCCGTTCAGACCGACCTGGTGGCGGGGAGGGGAGGCACGACCCTGTGCGGACTCGCGGTCACGGCCCCGACCCACCCGCCACCGAGGTACCCCGACGGGTGTCGGCCCACCTGCGCGTTGTGCGATGCCGCGTGGCGACGTGCCGAAGGAATCCCGATACGCGCGGAAGGTCGACCTTCCGCGAAGTCCGTAGCGGACGCGCGAGGAAAGCCGCCCCGAGAGTCGGAATCGAAGCGACCCCATCCGCGACAATCCCCCTAG
- a CDS encoding sensor histidine kinase has product MTVVFGGFVVNAAQYVVAESTALAHVAPAAFCLTVMMVLQLGFFATPTADVRNAVGYAALVVQAAVVLGPIALYGEGWTGMPGFLAGDVLLVLRPPAGWVLFALIAAANGYAQYRLTDVPLEAVYITTLTAVIGLVVYGLSRLRGLVRELADARSELAGLAVARERLRFARDLHDLLGFSLSAVTLKAELAYRLVPGRKDHARRELAEILDISRQALADVRAVASSYRELSLDDELASARSVLTAAEVVVSVRCTAGELPTRTRTVLATVVREGVTNLLRHSKAETCDIVATATADGVSIEIVNDGVRPVPEERPDGNGIRNLTARVEALGGTLTAGPGPDDTYRLHAVVPHLSEDGDQADATPDPRRGQAMAPRIGTLIATAVFTGYAVIGSVFVVVSKAEPAGQVFAEACVLASLALVLGFFSRPEARVRSPLGYALLGVLALVTYLPGLLLADPYLGLHGLLAGSLLVALRARVGLPLFFAVVVSAGVIHLLEGGGAINVTYGFLVTVNHGLVVFALSRLRSMVSDLHEARSELADLAVTGERLRFARDLHDLLGYSLSAITLKTELTQRLVDRDPGRAQQELSGILDVSRQALADVRAVATSYRELSLDEEISSARDLLTASDIAVTVRVEPVELPPDVRTVLATVLREGIANLLRHSHATRCGITLAHEDGVLVLDVVNDGVRRAGGTTRARVTAAVGGSGSGIRNLTVRVTGVGGTLCAGVEEDDVYRLRAEIPR; this is encoded by the coding sequence GTGACGGTCGTCTTCGGCGGCTTCGTCGTGAACGCGGCCCAGTACGTGGTCGCGGAGAGCACGGCGCTCGCGCACGTCGCGCCGGCCGCGTTCTGCCTGACCGTGATGATGGTGCTCCAGCTCGGCTTCTTCGCCACGCCCACGGCCGACGTGCGCAACGCCGTCGGCTACGCGGCGTTGGTGGTGCAGGCCGCCGTGGTGCTCGGCCCGATCGCCCTGTACGGCGAGGGCTGGACCGGAATGCCGGGGTTCCTGGCCGGCGACGTGCTGCTGGTGCTGCGCCCACCCGCCGGGTGGGTGCTGTTCGCGCTGATCGCGGCGGCCAACGGGTACGCCCAGTACCGGCTCACCGACGTGCCGCTGGAAGCCGTCTACATCACGACCCTGACCGCGGTGATCGGCCTGGTCGTCTACGGCCTGTCGCGCCTGCGGGGTCTGGTGCGGGAACTGGCCGACGCCCGGTCGGAACTGGCCGGTCTCGCCGTGGCGCGGGAACGCCTGCGGTTCGCCCGTGACCTGCACGACCTGCTCGGGTTCTCGCTGTCGGCGGTCACGCTCAAGGCGGAGCTGGCCTACCGGCTGGTGCCGGGCCGCAAGGACCACGCCCGGCGGGAGCTGGCCGAGATCCTCGACATCTCGCGGCAGGCGCTGGCCGACGTGCGCGCGGTCGCGTCGTCGTACCGGGAGCTGTCGCTGGACGACGAGCTGGCGTCCGCGCGGTCGGTGTTGACCGCGGCCGAGGTCGTCGTCTCCGTGCGGTGCACGGCGGGCGAGTTACCGACCCGGACCCGGACCGTGCTCGCGACCGTGGTGCGCGAGGGCGTCACGAACCTGTTGCGGCACAGCAAAGCCGAGACGTGCGACATCGTCGCGACGGCCACGGCCGACGGCGTGTCGATCGAGATCGTCAACGACGGCGTGCGGCCGGTGCCCGAGGAACGCCCGGACGGCAACGGGATCCGCAACCTCACCGCACGCGTGGAGGCGTTGGGCGGCACGCTCACCGCGGGCCCCGGACCGGACGACACCTACCGGTTGCACGCCGTGGTGCCGCACCTGTCCGAGGACGGGGACCAGGCCGACGCGACGCCCGACCCGCGCCGTGGCCAGGCCATGGCACCCCGGATCGGCACGTTGATCGCCACCGCCGTGTTCACCGGCTACGCGGTGATCGGCTCGGTGTTCGTCGTGGTCTCGAAGGCGGAGCCGGCCGGGCAGGTCTTCGCCGAGGCGTGCGTGCTGGCCTCGTTGGCGCTGGTGCTCGGGTTCTTCAGCCGCCCCGAGGCCCGGGTCCGCTCGCCCCTGGGCTACGCCCTGCTGGGCGTGCTGGCCCTGGTCACGTACCTGCCGGGCCTGCTGCTGGCCGATCCCTACCTGGGACTGCACGGCCTGCTCGCGGGCAGCCTGCTGGTGGCGCTGCGCGCCCGGGTCGGGCTGCCGCTGTTCTTCGCCGTGGTCGTGAGCGCGGGCGTCATCCACCTGCTGGAGGGCGGCGGCGCGATCAACGTGACGTACGGCTTCCTGGTCACGGTCAACCACGGCCTGGTCGTGTTCGCGTTGTCCCGGCTGCGGTCCATGGTCAGCGACCTGCACGAGGCACGGTCCGAACTGGCCGATCTCGCGGTGACCGGCGAACGGCTCCGGTTCGCCCGCGACCTGCACGACCTGCTCGGGTACTCGCTGTCGGCGATCACGCTCAAGACCGAGCTGACGCAGCGGCTGGTGGACCGCGATCCCGGCCGTGCGCAACAGGAGCTGTCCGGCATCCTCGACGTGTCCCGCCAGGCGTTGGCCGACGTCCGCGCCGTGGCCACCTCCTACCGGGAACTGTCGCTGGACGAGGAGATCTCGTCCGCGCGCGACCTGCTGACCGCCTCCGACATCGCGGTGACCGTGCGGGTCGAACCGGTCGAGCTGCCGCCGGACGTGCGGACCGTGCTGGCCACGGTGTTGCGCGAGGGCATCGCGAACCTGTTGCGGCACAGCCATGCCACGCGCTGCGGCATCACGCTGGCGCACGAGGACGGTGTCCTGGTGCTGGACGTGGTGAACGACGGCGTGCGCCGGGCCGGCGGCACGACCCGTGCGCGGGTGACCGCGGCCGTCGGCGGAAGCGGTTCGGGCATCCGCAACCTGACGGTCCGGGTGACCGGGGTGGGCGGCACGCTGTGCGCCGGTGTCGAGGAGGACGACGTCTACCGGCTGCGGGCCGAGATCCCGCGGTAG
- a CDS encoding TOMM precursor leader peptide-binding protein: protein MRTRERIAFKRHLKTEIVPGEAVYLVSDDHVTTLQGRHVEALAPLLDGTRTPDRVLADLPADIPADQARRLLDRLDAAGLTTLLPDDDPEDDPEAAYWDAARLAAPRGRVRVVRVGDVPFDTTVDALRRAGLHVTDDDADFTIVVCRDYLDPGLRVVDRGTTPWLPVKPTGARAWVGPVFTPGDGPCRRCLVTRLAANRPAEAHLCASLGRPGPLARPLVGLAPVAAIACHTAALEAAKWLAGHRPTGRRAIWEFDSLDLRGNRHEVSRLPQCPECGDPGVCQERNTAPVLLRSRTKRSVDGGGHRSASPGEVLDRYRHLVGPVTGVVRDIRRDDRGHAFFNSYRSGTNTAVGPTGLAALRSTLRCENGGKGVTPLHAEVGALCEALERHSAVHRGDETVVRGSFDCLDDAVHPDSVQLYDPRQYVDRHAYNAAHSAFQHVPEPFDDREVLDWTPVWSLTARRHRLLPTGMLYYGAPSPASVTANSNGCAAGSSLEDAVLQGMLEIVERDAIALWWYNRTRMPAVDLDAAGDPFVDELRDVYAGLDREVWVLDLTADLGIPVLAAVSRRIGGPHDDVMFGFGAHLDPKVALRRALTELNQVMPAVCALREEDRPGLDVDLRNWLRDCTADNQPYLRPDPVLPVRRPGDFGYTPDDDLLTDVEAVRSTLERRGMEVLVLDQTRPDIGLPVVKVVVPGMRHHWSRLGPGRLYDVPVELGRVARPVAYEETNPVPMFL, encoded by the coding sequence GTGCGCACCCGGGAACGGATCGCGTTCAAGCGTCACCTCAAGACCGAGATCGTGCCCGGCGAGGCCGTCTACCTCGTCTCCGACGACCACGTGACGACCCTCCAGGGCCGGCACGTCGAAGCGCTCGCACCACTGCTCGACGGCACCCGCACGCCCGACCGCGTGCTCGCCGACCTGCCCGCCGACATCCCCGCGGACCAGGCCCGGCGCCTGCTCGACCGGCTGGACGCGGCGGGGTTGACCACCCTGCTGCCCGACGACGACCCCGAAGACGACCCCGAGGCGGCGTACTGGGACGCCGCCCGCCTGGCCGCACCGCGCGGCCGGGTCCGGGTCGTCCGGGTCGGCGACGTCCCCTTCGACACCACGGTCGACGCCCTGCGTCGCGCCGGACTGCACGTCACCGACGACGACGCCGACTTCACGATCGTCGTCTGCCGCGACTACCTCGACCCCGGCCTGCGCGTCGTCGACCGCGGCACGACGCCGTGGCTCCCGGTCAAACCGACCGGTGCGCGGGCCTGGGTCGGCCCGGTCTTCACCCCCGGCGACGGCCCGTGCCGCCGCTGTCTGGTCACCCGACTCGCCGCCAACCGCCCGGCCGAGGCGCACCTGTGCGCCTCGCTCGGGCGGCCCGGGCCGCTGGCCCGGCCGCTCGTCGGCCTGGCACCGGTCGCCGCGATCGCCTGCCATACCGCCGCACTGGAGGCGGCGAAGTGGCTGGCCGGGCACCGCCCGACGGGCCGCCGTGCCATCTGGGAGTTCGACAGCCTCGACCTGCGCGGCAACCGCCACGAGGTGTCCCGGCTGCCGCAGTGCCCCGAGTGCGGCGACCCCGGCGTGTGCCAGGAGCGCAACACCGCACCGGTGCTCCTGCGCTCCCGCACCAAGCGCTCCGTGGACGGCGGCGGGCACCGGTCCGCCTCGCCCGGCGAGGTGCTCGACCGCTACCGCCACCTGGTCGGCCCGGTCACCGGCGTGGTCCGGGACATCCGCCGGGACGACCGCGGCCACGCGTTCTTCAACTCCTACCGCTCCGGGACGAACACCGCGGTCGGTCCCACCGGCCTGGCCGCGTTGCGCTCCACTTTGCGCTGCGAGAACGGCGGCAAGGGCGTCACGCCGCTGCACGCCGAGGTCGGCGCGCTGTGCGAGGCGCTCGAACGGCACAGCGCCGTGCACCGGGGGGACGAGACCGTGGTGCGCGGCAGCTTCGACTGCCTCGACGACGCGGTGCACCCCGACTCCGTCCAGCTCTACGACCCGCGCCAGTACGTCGACCGGCATGCCTACAACGCCGCGCACTCCGCGTTCCAGCACGTGCCCGAGCCGTTCGACGACCGCGAGGTCCTCGACTGGACGCCGGTGTGGTCGCTGACCGCGCGACGCCACCGACTGCTGCCCACCGGCATGCTCTACTACGGTGCGCCCTCCCCCGCGTCCGTCACCGCGAACTCCAACGGGTGCGCCGCCGGGAGCAGCCTGGAGGACGCCGTCCTCCAGGGGATGTTGGAGATCGTGGAGCGCGACGCGATCGCGCTCTGGTGGTACAACCGCACCCGCATGCCCGCGGTCGACCTCGACGCGGCGGGCGACCCGTTCGTCGACGAACTGCGGGACGTGTACGCCGGACTCGACCGCGAGGTGTGGGTACTGGACCTGACCGCGGACCTGGGCATCCCGGTGCTGGCCGCGGTCTCGCGCCGGATCGGCGGGCCGCACGACGACGTCATGTTCGGGTTCGGGGCGCACCTGGACCCGAAGGTGGCGCTGCGCCGGGCGTTGACCGAGTTGAACCAGGTCATGCCGGCGGTGTGCGCGTTGCGCGAGGAGGACCGGCCGGGGTTGGACGTTGACCTGCGGAACTGGCTGCGGGACTGCACGGCCGACAACCAGCCGTACCTGCGGCCCGACCCGGTGCTGCCGGTCCGGCGGCCGGGCGACTTCGGGTACACGCCCGACGACGACCTGCTGACCGACGTCGAGGCCGTCCGGTCCACGTTGGAGCGGCGCGGCATGGAGGTGCTGGTGCTCGACCAGACGCGGCCCGACATCGGGTTGCCCGTCGTGAAGGTGGTCGTGCCCGGCATGCGGCACCACTGGTCGAGGCTCGGTCCGGGCCGGCTCTACGACGTGCCGGTGGAGCTGGGCCGGGTCGCCCGACCCGTCGCGTACGAGGAGACCAACCCGGTGCCGATGTTCCTGTGA
- a CDS encoding response regulator transcription factor, translated as MIRVLLAEDMHMVRGALVALLDLEPDIEVVVEVESGDQIVPMVRRHEPDVAVIDIDLPVLDGLTAALDIRTALPGVRTLMLTSLARPGTLRRALAAGVDGFILKDAPPARLADAIRDVAAGRRVVDSQLALAAWDRGECPLTDRELEVLRLTAIGTDAPDIARALSLSAGTVRNYLTAIVGKLNARNRVDAVRIAADAGWI; from the coding sequence ATGATCAGGGTCTTGTTGGCCGAGGACATGCACATGGTCCGGGGTGCACTGGTCGCGTTGCTGGACCTGGAACCCGACATCGAAGTGGTGGTGGAGGTGGAGTCGGGCGACCAGATCGTCCCGATGGTCCGCCGCCACGAGCCCGATGTCGCCGTCATCGACATCGACCTGCCCGTGCTCGACGGCCTCACGGCTGCGCTCGACATCCGCACCGCCTTACCCGGCGTGCGCACGCTGATGCTGACGTCCCTGGCCAGGCCGGGAACGCTGCGCCGGGCACTGGCGGCCGGTGTGGACGGATTCATCCTCAAGGACGCGCCGCCCGCGCGGCTGGCCGACGCGATCCGCGACGTCGCCGCCGGTCGGCGGGTCGTCGACTCGCAGCTCGCCCTGGCGGCCTGGGACCGCGGCGAGTGCCCGTTGACCGACCGGGAACTGGAAGTCCTGCGGCTGACCGCGATCGGCACGGACGCGCCGGACATCGCCCGCGCGCTGTCCCTGTCCGCCGGGACGGTCCGCAACTACCTGACCGCGATCGTCGGCAAGCTCAACGCCCGCAACCGGGTCGACGCGGTCCGCATCGCGGCCGACGCGGGCTGGATCTGA
- a CDS encoding Cmx/CmrA family chloramphenicol efflux MFS transporter: MYLLALAVFAMGTSEFMLAGFLPDLAGDLHVTVGTAGTLTTAFAVGMVVGAPLVAVLARRWSGRVLPGFVLVFLATHVVGATTSSFAVLFATRVVAALAYAGFLAVALTTATGLVPPDRTGRALAVLLSGTTLATVVGVPGGAVLGALSGWRSAFWVVTLLCVPAAVGVLTGRPARTAPAARPALRSEFALLGRPRLALAMLLGALVNAATFGGFTFLAPVVTDTAGLDGLWVPVVLMLFGVGSFFGVTAAGRLSERHRDRVLAVGGPLLSLGWAALALLADESVALMILVPVQGALSFAVGGVLITRVVHEASGAPTLAGAYATAALNVGAAVGPLVAAGTSGTRGPLWASVALVALASLIAFAARNVLTAREAHDAGSGERRRTRRR, encoded by the coding sequence CTGTACCTGCTCGCCCTGGCCGTCTTCGCCATGGGCACCTCGGAGTTCATGCTCGCCGGGTTCCTGCCGGACCTCGCCGGGGACCTGCACGTCACCGTCGGCACGGCCGGCACGCTCACCACCGCGTTCGCGGTCGGCATGGTCGTCGGCGCACCGCTCGTGGCCGTACTCGCCCGCCGGTGGTCGGGTCGGGTGCTGCCCGGATTCGTGCTGGTGTTCCTGGCGACCCACGTCGTGGGCGCGACCACCTCGTCGTTCGCGGTGCTGTTCGCGACCAGGGTGGTCGCGGCGCTCGCGTACGCGGGATTCCTCGCCGTGGCGCTGACGACCGCGACCGGACTGGTCCCACCCGACCGGACGGGCCGTGCCCTCGCGGTGTTGCTGTCGGGCACCACCCTGGCGACGGTCGTCGGCGTGCCCGGAGGGGCGGTGCTCGGCGCGCTGTCCGGGTGGCGGTCCGCGTTCTGGGTCGTCACGCTGCTGTGCGTCCCGGCGGCGGTGGGCGTTCTCACCGGACGCCCCGCGCGAACCGCACCCGCGGCACGACCGGCCCTGCGCTCGGAGTTCGCCCTGCTCGGACGTCCGCGACTTGCCCTGGCCATGCTGCTCGGCGCCTTGGTGAACGCGGCGACGTTCGGCGGCTTCACCTTCCTGGCACCGGTCGTGACCGACACCGCCGGACTGGACGGACTGTGGGTACCTGTCGTCCTGATGCTCTTCGGCGTCGGGTCCTTCTTCGGCGTCACGGCCGCGGGCCGGCTGTCCGAGCGGCACCGCGACCGGGTCCTCGCGGTCGGCGGCCCCCTGCTGTCGCTCGGGTGGGCCGCCCTGGCACTACTGGCGGACGAGTCGGTCGCCCTCATGATCCTGGTGCCCGTCCAGGGCGCCCTGTCGTTCGCCGTGGGCGGCGTGCTGATCACGCGGGTGGTGCACGAGGCTTCCGGGGCGCCGACCCTGGCCGGCGCCTACGCGACCGCCGCGCTCAACGTCGGCGCCGCCGTCGGGCCGCTGGTGGCGGCGGGCACGTCGGGAACCCGGGGACCGCTCTGGGCGAGCGTGGCTTTGGTCGCCTTGGCGTCGCTCATCGCGTTCGCCGCGCGGAACGTCCTTACCGCACGGGAAGCCCACGACGCAGGGTCCGGAGAAAGGCGTCGAACCCGCCGTCGGTGA
- a CDS encoding AfsR/SARP family transcriptional regulator, which produces MEIRVLGMLEATEHHRSVLPSAAKPRQVFALLAVRAGRVVPVPTLFAELWGDRPPRSAHATLQTYVKQLRRLMRDAGCDALGTRFGGYVLDVPSTAVDVADYERLVEAGREAVERADHETAAHHFRAALDLWRGPALVDVPTGDSLSIEVTRLEDSRLSTVECRIDAELRCGRHHVLLSELAVLTARHPLNENLCAHHMTALARSGRQFQALEAYRTLRTTLVRELGVEPSSRLRSLHLSLL; this is translated from the coding sequence ATGGAGATCAGGGTTCTGGGCATGTTGGAGGCGACCGAGCACCACCGTTCCGTGCTGCCGTCCGCGGCGAAGCCGCGTCAGGTGTTCGCGCTGCTGGCGGTGCGTGCGGGCCGGGTCGTGCCGGTGCCGACGCTGTTCGCGGAACTGTGGGGGGACCGGCCGCCGCGCAGCGCGCACGCCACGCTTCAGACTTATGTGAAGCAGCTGCGCCGGTTGATGCGCGACGCCGGGTGCGACGCGTTGGGTACGCGTTTCGGCGGCTACGTGCTGGACGTGCCGTCGACGGCGGTCGACGTGGCCGACTACGAACGCCTGGTGGAGGCGGGGCGGGAGGCCGTCGAGCGCGCCGACCACGAGACCGCGGCCCACCACTTCCGGGCGGCGTTGGACCTGTGGCGCGGACCGGCCCTGGTGGACGTGCCCACGGGGGACTCGCTGTCCATCGAGGTGACCAGGCTGGAGGACAGCCGACTGTCCACAGTGGAGTGTCGGATCGACGCCGAGCTGCGGTGCGGGCGGCACCACGTGCTGTTGAGCGAACTGGCCGTGCTGACCGCCCGCCACCCGCTGAACGAGAACCTGTGCGCCCACCACATGACCGCGTTGGCGCGTTCGGGCCGCCAGTTCCAGGCACTTGAGGCTTATCGGACGTTGCGCACCACTTTGGTCCGCGAGCTGGGCGTCGAACCGTCGTCTCGGCTGCGTTCCTTGCACCTTTCGTTGCTCTAG
- a CDS encoding helix-turn-helix domain-containing protein → MSSTPDKRRVEFADELRFLRIGAGLNGKEFADRLGWHPSKVSKIENNRQDPTDADVAAWLDAVEAPAPVATRMRDELRGMRIETNSWKNRLRKGHGDRQRYSVEVEGAATRIRAFELMVVPGLVQIAEYARHVFVTAAELQETPPDTDEAVRIRLERQRVLYDSTKSIELLMCESALRYFVCPPDVMLAQIDRLLALIGLAAVRFGIIPLDTVLPSVPTNGFWIVGHRVLVETVDSEIDTDSPVDLATYHKLADSLWTVAAEGDDARRVLMRCAAAIAEKYDLNHKR, encoded by the coding sequence GTGAGCAGCACGCCGGACAAGCGTCGAGTCGAGTTCGCCGACGAACTGCGGTTCCTCCGCATTGGAGCCGGCCTCAACGGCAAGGAGTTCGCCGACAGGCTCGGCTGGCACCCGTCGAAGGTCTCGAAGATCGAGAACAACCGGCAGGACCCGACGGATGCCGATGTCGCGGCGTGGCTCGACGCGGTCGAGGCGCCGGCACCGGTCGCCACCCGGATGCGGGACGAGTTGCGCGGCATGCGCATCGAGACCAACTCCTGGAAGAACCGGCTGCGCAAGGGGCACGGCGACCGCCAGCGGTACAGCGTCGAGGTCGAGGGTGCCGCGACCAGGATTCGCGCCTTCGAACTCATGGTCGTCCCCGGGCTCGTGCAGATCGCCGAATATGCCCGCCACGTCTTCGTCACCGCAGCGGAGTTGCAGGAAACCCCGCCGGACACCGATGAAGCCGTCCGCATCCGCCTCGAACGCCAGCGTGTCCTGTACGACAGCACCAAGAGCATCGAACTCCTGATGTGCGAATCGGCGTTGCGCTACTTCGTGTGCCCGCCCGACGTCATGCTCGCCCAGATCGACCGGCTCCTCGCGCTGATCGGCCTGGCCGCCGTCCGCTTCGGCATCATTCCGCTCGACACCGTGCTCCCGAGCGTGCCGACCAACGGCTTCTGGATCGTGGGCCACCGCGTCCTCGTCGAGACCGTCGACAGCGAGATCGACACCGACTCGCCCGTCGACCTCGCCACCTACCACAAACTCGCCGACTCCCTGTGGACGGTCGCGGCCGAGGGCGACGACGCGCGGCGGGTGCTGATGCGTTGTGCCGCGGCCATCGCCGAGAAGTACGACCTGAACCACAAGCGCTGA
- a CDS encoding MarR family transcriptional regulator, which translates to MTSEFPSGKPLFSLLEGTRVSAGRHRLTVHGRWADIDVEDDSPLVREALYRMSLGPVSLEHIPVLFAEYNRWLADGFCGPEWPRLKLALDGLGGCVVPSLGLHDGAGPTLSLVAVVGHAEFHWPSIDDKECVELLPGTRIGEYDGERALLRRGAPYAVVLHRAPADRIAELLANGPTTVVELADRLGVDRPLVADVVAYLASAGVLYATDQFPPGGDPPYRR; encoded by the coding sequence GTGACATCCGAGTTCCCTTCCGGGAAGCCGCTGTTCTCGCTCCTGGAAGGCACGAGAGTCAGTGCCGGACGGCACCGGTTGACGGTGCACGGGCGGTGGGCCGACATCGACGTCGAGGACGACAGTCCGCTGGTACGCGAGGCGTTGTACCGGATGAGCCTGGGACCGGTGTCGCTGGAGCACATCCCGGTGCTGTTCGCCGAGTACAACCGGTGGTTGGCCGACGGGTTCTGCGGCCCGGAGTGGCCGCGGCTGAAACTGGCCCTCGACGGGCTTGGCGGGTGCGTGGTGCCGTCGCTGGGGTTGCACGACGGCGCGGGACCGACCCTGTCCCTCGTCGCCGTCGTCGGCCACGCGGAGTTCCACTGGCCGAGCATCGACGACAAGGAGTGCGTCGAACTGCTGCCGGGCACCCGGATCGGCGAGTACGACGGCGAACGGGCGCTGCTGCGTCGTGGCGCACCCTACGCCGTCGTGCTGCACCGCGCGCCCGCGGACCGGATCGCGGAGCTGCTGGCGAACGGCCCGACCACGGTCGTGGAGCTGGCCGACCGGCTGGGTGTGGACCGGCCGTTGGTCGCCGACGTGGTCGCCTACCTCGCGAGCGCGGGCGTTTTGTACGCCACTGACCAATTCCCACCCGGTGGGGATCCGCCGTACCGACGGTAA